The following coding sequences lie in one Niabella agricola genomic window:
- a CDS encoding glycoside hydrolase family 88 protein yields the protein MRKSILLLTAFFLVQLASQAQSYSQRMGLTAMHLWPDSFSVVPGKPARWSYDQGVILKGIEGIWQATGDPRWFNYIQHSMDYYVEEDGSIKDYEPDTYNIDHVNNGKLLLTLFRVTGKEKYKKAVLKLREQLRTHPRTLGGGFWHKKVYPYQMWLDGLYMGQPFYAEFAQVFGEDSIFNDVTRQFVLMEKNARDPATGLLYHGYDESKQQQWANSKTGVSPHFWGRALGWYGMALVDALDYFPPDHPGRKELIGILSRLAAAVVKVQDPATGMWFDIVDLPKRKPNYTESSATAMLAYTLAKGVRKGYLAAAYQATAQKAFNGLVSYKLSKSNGFTNLEGTVSVSGLGGKPYRDGSFDYYMREKVVQNDPKGMGAFILAANEIEMIPGLVNGQGKTILLDNFFNNEWRKGAGGQQERWHYTWNDRSNGGYAFLGSLFEQQGARLQSLEQAPHTADLKDAAVYIIVDPDTEKETAHPNYMSDQSAAQIEDWVKKGGTLVLLANDAGNCDIQHLNILAERFGIRFNEDNQLMVKNNDYEMGRVNIQPGNIIFKNAKNVYLKEISSLNLYKPAVPVLRSGNITAMAVARYGKGTVFALGDPWIYNEYVDGRKLPLQYENFKAAGDWVNWLLKTSVSKPKK from the coding sequence ATGCGAAAATCCATCCTGCTTTTAACCGCTTTTTTCTTGGTGCAACTGGCCTCGCAGGCCCAGTCGTATTCCCAGCGAATGGGGCTTACCGCCATGCATCTCTGGCCGGATTCTTTTTCGGTGGTTCCGGGCAAACCGGCACGATGGAGTTATGACCAGGGCGTGATCCTGAAAGGGATCGAAGGCATCTGGCAAGCTACCGGAGACCCCCGATGGTTCAACTATATACAACACAGCATGGATTACTACGTGGAGGAAGATGGAAGCATCAAAGATTATGAGCCGGATACCTACAATATCGACCATGTAAATAACGGAAAATTATTGCTAACGCTTTTCCGGGTGACAGGGAAAGAAAAGTATAAAAAAGCTGTATTAAAGTTAAGAGAACAATTACGCACCCACCCCCGTACCCTTGGGGGTGGTTTTTGGCATAAAAAGGTATATCCTTACCAGATGTGGCTGGACGGTTTGTATATGGGACAGCCTTTCTATGCAGAATTTGCACAGGTTTTCGGGGAAGACAGTATTTTCAATGATGTAACCCGGCAGTTTGTACTGATGGAAAAGAATGCGCGGGATCCAGCAACGGGATTGCTCTATCATGGTTACGATGAGTCGAAACAGCAGCAATGGGCGAATTCCAAAACCGGTGTGTCGCCCCATTTTTGGGGCCGGGCGCTGGGCTGGTATGGGATGGCACTGGTAGATGCGCTGGATTATTTTCCTCCGGATCATCCCGGTAGGAAAGAATTGATCGGGATTCTCAGCCGGCTGGCTGCCGCCGTTGTAAAAGTGCAGGATCCTGCAACAGGGATGTGGTTTGATATTGTAGATCTGCCCAAACGGAAACCCAACTATACTGAATCATCCGCAACAGCGATGCTGGCCTACACCCTGGCAAAGGGTGTCCGCAAAGGATACCTGGCGGCGGCCTATCAGGCAACGGCACAAAAGGCATTTAACGGCCTGGTGAGCTATAAGCTATCGAAGAGCAATGGTTTTACCAACCTGGAAGGAACGGTATCGGTGTCTGGCCTGGGCGGAAAACCCTACCGGGATGGCAGTTTCGACTATTATATGCGGGAAAAAGTGGTGCAGAACGATCCCAAAGGAATGGGGGCTTTTATCCTCGCAGCCAATGAAATTGAAATGATACCCGGCCTGGTAAACGGACAGGGCAAAACGATCTTGTTGGATAATTTCTTTAATAATGAATGGCGGAAGGGAGCCGGCGGGCAGCAGGAGCGCTGGCATTATACCTGGAACGACCGGTCAAACGGGGGGTATGCTTTTTTAGGAAGTTTGTTCGAGCAACAGGGTGCTCGGTTACAATCGCTTGAGCAAGCACCTCATACAGCTGATTTGAAAGATGCTGCTGTTTATATCATTGTGGACCCGGACACTGAAAAAGAAACGGCGCATCCTAACTATATGAGCGACCAATCGGCAGCTCAGATAGAAGACTGGGTAAAAAAGGGCGGTACGCTGGTGCTGCTGGCAAACGATGCCGGTAACTGCGATATTCAGCATCTCAATATCCTCGCGGAACGCTTTGGTATCCGGTTTAATGAAGACAACCAGCTCATGGTGAAGAACAATGATTATGAAATGGGGCGGGTAAACATCCAACCGGGTAATATAATTTTTAAAAATGCCAAAAATGTTTATCTGAAGGAAATAAGTTCTTTGAATCTTTACAAACCGGCCGTACCTGTACTAAGGTCAGGCAACATAACGGCAATGGCGGTGGCGCGGTATGGGAAGGGAACGGTTTTCGCCCTGGGTGATCCCTGGATTTACAATGAGTATGTAGATGGCAGGAAGCTGCCGTTGCAGTACGAGAATTTTAAAGCGGCAGGCGATTGGGTGAACTGGCTGTTAAAAACATCCGTTAGTAAACCAAAAAAATAA
- a CDS encoding glycoside hydrolase family 28 protein has product MLKNSLYCFLLLIGMQLQAQQEWKLPTVREPHFGKSIYRITSYGAVPDGYVLNTKSIQAAIDACSQKGGGIVQVPAGLWLTGPIVLKSGVNLNLAAGATLLFTSDKSQYALVEANWEGFPQMRNQSPISAENARNIAITGKGIVDGNGDAWRAVKKDKLTESQWKKRVASGGVLSKDGRMWMPSESYARGDALKDPGRISPDKTEAFYTSVKDFFRPNLLVLTSCDGVLLEGVTFQNSPAWCLHPLMSRNITVRNVFVKNPWYAQNGDGIDLESCSNVRIENSVFDVGDDALCMKSGRDADGRRRGVPTKDVVISGCTVYASHGGFVVGSEMSGGVNNVYVNNCTFVGADIGLRFKTTRGRGGIVENIFIRDIYMKDIPGDAILFDMYYMAKDPVPLEGEKRTLPKAETLPVDETTPQFRNIDIRNVYVNGAQRAVFMRGLPEMPVKNISIRNAVFQARQGISIQEAAGIRFEYIKVLSEDTDPVIDLINAKDIAFDRFTYKADSRLLLRVSGSGSKAIRFTNTRYNQTVKKLETAAAAAAEAVSFQ; this is encoded by the coding sequence ATGTTAAAAAACAGTTTATATTGCTTTTTGTTGTTGATCGGGATGCAGTTGCAGGCCCAGCAGGAATGGAAATTGCCAACAGTGCGGGAGCCGCATTTTGGTAAAAGTATTTACCGGATCACAAGCTACGGAGCCGTTCCCGACGGTTATGTACTCAATACCAAAAGTATTCAGGCCGCTATTGACGCCTGCTCTCAAAAAGGAGGCGGAATCGTACAGGTACCGGCCGGTCTGTGGCTTACGGGTCCTATTGTATTAAAGTCGGGCGTAAACCTGAACCTGGCTGCGGGAGCGACCCTGCTGTTTACATCGGATAAATCGCAATATGCCCTGGTAGAAGCCAATTGGGAAGGCTTTCCGCAGATGCGTAACCAGTCGCCCATATCTGCAGAAAATGCCCGGAACATCGCCATTACCGGAAAAGGCATTGTTGACGGCAACGGCGACGCCTGGCGGGCGGTGAAAAAGGATAAGCTCACAGAATCACAATGGAAAAAAAGAGTGGCCTCCGGCGGTGTGCTGAGTAAGGATGGCCGTATGTGGATGCCTTCTGAGAGCTATGCCCGCGGAGATGCACTGAAAGACCCGGGACGGATCAGTCCGGACAAAACCGAAGCGTTTTATACATCAGTAAAGGATTTTTTCAGGCCCAACCTGCTGGTGCTGACCTCCTGCGACGGCGTACTGCTGGAAGGCGTTACGTTTCAGAACTCTCCGGCCTGGTGCCTGCACCCCCTGATGAGCCGGAACATTACCGTACGGAACGTATTCGTAAAAAACCCCTGGTATGCCCAGAATGGTGATGGCATCGACCTGGAAAGCTGCAGCAATGTACGGATAGAAAACAGCGTGTTCGACGTAGGCGATGACGCGCTTTGTATGAAGAGCGGACGTGATGCGGACGGACGCCGGCGGGGGGTGCCCACAAAAGATGTCGTAATCAGCGGATGTACCGTATATGCCTCTCACGGTGGTTTTGTAGTAGGCAGTGAAATGAGCGGTGGCGTCAACAATGTATACGTAAATAATTGTACGTTCGTGGGTGCTGATATCGGCCTGCGTTTCAAAACCACAAGAGGACGGGGTGGAATAGTAGAAAATATTTTTATCAGGGATATTTATATGAAAGATATTCCGGGAGATGCGATCCTGTTTGATATGTATTATATGGCAAAGGACCCCGTGCCTTTGGAGGGAGAAAAACGGACGCTGCCAAAAGCAGAGACCCTGCCGGTGGATGAAACGACCCCGCAGTTCCGGAACATCGACATCCGCAATGTGTATGTAAACGGGGCGCAGCGTGCTGTTTTCATGAGGGGATTACCGGAAATGCCGGTGAAAAACATCAGCATCCGTAATGCGGTCTTCCAGGCCCGGCAAGGCATCAGCATCCAGGAAGCCGCTGGAATCCGGTTTGAATATATAAAAGTGCTTTCAGAAGACACCGATCCGGTGATTGATCTGATCAACGCAAAGGACATCGCATTCGACCGGTTCACATATAAAGCGGATTCCCGGTTGTTGTTGCGGGTAAGCGGGTCGGGCAGCAAAGCCATCCGGTTTACCAACACCCGCTACAATCAAACCGTTAAAAAACTGGAAACGGCAGCAGCTGCAGCAGCGGAAGCTGTTTCTTTTCAATAA
- a CDS encoding glycoside hydrolase family 43 protein, producing MTNKVIAFLIGCMTAAASGAQRQTNISQVWRPDNGNGTYTNPVINADYSDPDAIRVGDDFYMTASSFDAVPGLPILHSRDLVNWKLIGHALKRQPPYDVFAKTQHGNGVWAPSIRYHKNEFFIYYPDPDFGIYMIRSKHITGPWSEPVLVEAGSGLIDPCPLWDADGKVYLVHAYAGSRAGIKSILVVKEMNAEGTRTITAGRIVFDGHGQDPTLEGPKCYKRNGYYYIFAPAGGVATGWQLVLRSKNIYGPYERKVVMEQGNTPINGPHQGAWVDTKDGTDWFLHFQDKGAIGRVVHLQPMKWNDNWPVIGTDTDNDGIGNPVLVYKKPLLKGGILQTPQETDEFNDLDTGLQWQWQANPAAAWSFMYPSKGVLRLFAQPLPPEVKNLWDLPNLLLQKFPGDAFTATAKMQFIPNEKIIGEKAGLTTMALNYAGIAVKKKKDGLYIVTTFCENADKGQPETETEVARLDDHTVYLRMQFYTDTTYQFSYSTDGRVFKTAGSRVKAVPGKWIGIKMGCYITSPVKTNDAGFVDLDWFRVTK from the coding sequence ATGACAAATAAAGTGATCGCTTTTTTGATCGGGTGCATGACCGCCGCTGCGTCTGGTGCCCAGCGGCAAACCAATATATCGCAGGTATGGCGGCCGGATAACGGCAATGGTACCTATACCAACCCGGTCATTAACGCCGATTATTCTGATCCGGATGCAATCCGCGTAGGCGATGATTTTTACATGACGGCTTCCAGTTTTGACGCCGTTCCGGGCCTGCCGATCCTGCATTCGCGCGACCTGGTAAACTGGAAACTGATCGGGCATGCCCTGAAACGACAGCCGCCTTATGACGTGTTTGCAAAAACACAACACGGGAACGGTGTTTGGGCACCCTCCATCCGCTATCATAAAAATGAATTTTTTATCTATTATCCCGATCCGGATTTCGGAATTTATATGATCAGGTCAAAGCATATCACCGGTCCCTGGAGCGAACCGGTGCTGGTAGAAGCAGGCAGTGGTTTAATTGATCCCTGTCCACTTTGGGATGCCGATGGAAAAGTATACCTCGTGCACGCCTATGCCGGCAGCAGGGCCGGTATAAAAAGCATTCTGGTGGTAAAGGAGATGAACGCGGAAGGTACCCGTACCATTACAGCGGGTCGAATCGTTTTCGATGGGCACGGGCAAGACCCCACGCTCGAAGGTCCCAAATGCTACAAGCGGAATGGGTACTACTACATTTTTGCTCCTGCCGGCGGTGTAGCAACGGGATGGCAGCTGGTATTGCGCAGTAAAAATATCTACGGCCCCTATGAACGGAAAGTGGTAATGGAACAGGGAAATACGCCCATCAACGGTCCGCATCAGGGTGCCTGGGTCGATACAAAGGATGGTACAGACTGGTTCCTGCATTTTCAGGATAAGGGAGCCATTGGACGGGTAGTGCACCTGCAGCCGATGAAATGGAACGATAACTGGCCGGTGATCGGAACCGATACAGACAATGACGGCATAGGAAATCCGGTGTTGGTTTACAAAAAGCCCTTATTAAAAGGTGGTATACTACAAACACCGCAGGAAACGGATGAATTTAATGATTTGGATACCGGGTTGCAATGGCAATGGCAGGCCAATCCCGCAGCTGCCTGGAGTTTTATGTATCCCTCGAAAGGTGTGCTCCGCCTGTTTGCGCAACCGCTGCCTCCGGAGGTAAAGAACCTTTGGGATCTACCCAACCTGCTGTTGCAGAAATTCCCCGGGGATGCGTTTACCGCCACCGCTAAAATGCAGTTTATACCCAATGAAAAGATAATAGGAGAGAAAGCCGGTTTAACCACTATGGCACTGAATTATGCGGGCATCGCCGTTAAGAAAAAGAAAGACGGGTTGTATATCGTAACCACCTTTTGCGAAAACGCAGACAAAGGCCAGCCGGAAACCGAAACGGAAGTGGCCCGGCTGGACGACCATACCGTATACCTGCGGATGCAGTTTTATACAGATACTACTTATCAATTCAGTTACAGTACAGATGGCCGTGTATTTAAAACAGCGGGAAGCCGGGTAAAAGCCGTTCCGGGAAAATGGATCGGTATTAAGATGGGGTGCTATATCACCAGTCCTGTAAAAACCAACGATGCAGGATTCGTGGACCTGGATTGGTTCCGGGTTACAAAGTAG
- a CDS encoding pectinesterase family protein, translated as MAGKKVMRPRFLILAILLLAMPEAWARDPDFVVAPDGSGNFKTVQEAINAVPDLRKAQTVIYIKNGVYKEKLMLPPTKTNVKLVGQEVDKVILTYDDYAGKKNRFGEDIGTSGSASFFIHGDDFTAENITFENSAGPVGQAVAVRVASDRVQFINCKFRGFQDTLYTYGYGAASRQYYKNCDIEGTVDFIFGSSTAVFDECRIYGKNGGYFTAASTPDTSAYGYIFMKCRIAGDAPPASFYLGRPWRPYAKTVFIDCDMSGVVKPEGWHNWDKATNERTAFYGEYRSTGKGAGGKARVNWSHRLTAKQAAAYTLKRIFNGWQVE; from the coding sequence ATGGCCGGGAAAAAAGTAATGCGTCCACGGTTTTTGATCCTGGCCATTTTATTGCTGGCCATGCCGGAAGCATGGGCCCGGGACCCCGATTTTGTGGTAGCACCCGATGGCAGTGGTAATTTTAAAACCGTACAGGAGGCGATCAATGCCGTTCCTGACCTTCGAAAAGCGCAAACCGTTATTTACATAAAAAACGGGGTGTATAAGGAAAAGCTTATGTTGCCGCCTACCAAAACCAATGTAAAACTGGTGGGCCAGGAAGTGGATAAAGTCATCCTTACCTATGATGATTATGCCGGAAAAAAGAACCGGTTTGGCGAAGACATCGGCACCAGCGGCAGCGCTTCATTTTTTATACATGGAGATGATTTTACCGCTGAGAACATCACTTTTGAAAATAGTGCCGGACCCGTAGGACAGGCGGTAGCAGTACGCGTGGCATCCGACCGGGTTCAATTCATCAACTGTAAATTCCGGGGTTTCCAGGACACCCTGTATACGTACGGTTATGGCGCGGCCAGCCGGCAATATTATAAAAACTGCGATATCGAAGGAACGGTGGATTTTATCTTCGGATCATCCACTGCCGTGTTTGATGAATGCCGCATATACGGGAAAAACGGAGGGTATTTTACTGCCGCCAGTACACCCGATACTTCAGCATACGGGTACATTTTTATGAAATGCCGGATTGCCGGGGATGCACCGCCGGCTTCATTTTATCTGGGCCGCCCCTGGCGCCCCTATGCTAAAACCGTATTTATTGATTGCGACATGAGCGGGGTGGTGAAGCCCGAAGGTTGGCATAACTGGGATAAAGCCACCAATGAAAGAACCGCTTTTTACGGGGAATATCGTTCAACAGGCAAGGGCGCTGGCGGGAAAGCGCGTGTGAACTGGTCGCACCGGTTAACTGCCAAGCAGGCCGCAGCCTATACTTTAAAAAGAATCTTCAACGGGTGGCAGGTGGAGTAG
- a CDS encoding pectinesterase family protein, producing the protein MKLYIKQLMRLCLWFLVTTVVKKGTAQTANPKQYKYTFTVAKDGSGDFKYIQDAIDAMRVYPLAPITLYIKNGVYNEKIELPANNTDVNFIGEHADSTIITFNDYSGRGKLTTFTSFTAKISGNRFYAQNITFANTAGRVGQAVALYVDADKAVFRNCKFLGDQDTIFAAGETARQLFADCYIEGTTDFIFGPATAVFQHCTIKEKTNSYITAASTTPGKQFGFVFLDCRITAVPEATKVYLGRPWRAHAKTVFLRCELPEQITAAGWHNWGNIENEKTVWYAEYKNTGAGARPAERAAWSRQLTDKEAVLYTPEHIFSAANAGLPGEKDWLKQTNLKPFLWPGKK; encoded by the coding sequence ATGAAATTATATATAAAACAGCTGATGCGCCTTTGCCTGTGGTTTTTAGTAACGACAGTAGTAAAGAAGGGCACTGCTCAAACGGCCAATCCGAAGCAATACAAGTATACCTTTACCGTGGCAAAGGATGGCAGCGGCGATTTTAAATACATACAGGACGCCATTGATGCGATGCGGGTATACCCGCTGGCACCCATCACGCTGTATATAAAGAACGGTGTCTATAACGAAAAGATCGAACTTCCCGCCAATAACACCGATGTGAATTTTATCGGGGAGCATGCAGACAGTACCATTATCACCTTCAACGACTATTCCGGGCGTGGAAAATTAACAACCTTCACCTCCTTTACGGCAAAAATCTCCGGCAACCGTTTTTACGCGCAGAACATTACGTTTGCCAATACCGCAGGCCGGGTGGGGCAGGCGGTGGCCCTGTACGTGGATGCGGACAAAGCAGTATTTAGAAACTGTAAATTCCTGGGAGACCAGGATACCATTTTTGCAGCGGGAGAAACTGCCCGCCAACTTTTTGCGGATTGTTATATTGAAGGGACCACCGACTTTATTTTTGGCCCGGCAACCGCCGTGTTTCAGCACTGCACCATTAAAGAAAAAACAAACTCATACATTACAGCAGCCAGTACCACACCGGGTAAGCAGTTCGGGTTTGTATTTTTAGATTGCAGGATAACCGCCGTACCGGAAGCGACAAAAGTGTACCTGGGCCGTCCCTGGCGGGCGCATGCAAAAACCGTATTCCTGCGCTGCGAACTGCCGGAACAGATCACGGCCGCCGGCTGGCATAATTGGGGAAATATCGAAAATGAAAAAACTGTTTGGTATGCGGAGTATAAAAACACGGGAGCCGGTGCCCGGCCCGCCGAACGTGCAGCCTGGAGCCGGCAGCTGACGGATAAAGAAGCGGTGCTCTACACCCCGGAACATATTTTTTCCGCAGCCAATGCCGGTCTTCCGGGCGAAAAAGACTGGTTGAAACAAACCAACTTAAAACCCTTTTTATGGCCGGGAAAAAAGTAA
- a CDS encoding pectate lyase: MKFFLLLVLAMPVMACSKSNTPVPGKDPDPVTTGAPTPVSETGYAFPGAEGFGKYATGGRSGVVIEVTNLNDAGTGSLREAVKGTAAKIVIFRIAGTIRLLSKLNIGANTTIAGQTAPGDGICVADHPVVISGDNVIIRFMRFRMGDRYQNKGMVDGSGGDDALGNLGNKHIIIDHCSVSWSSDEALTIYRGDSLTLQWNIVSEPLNYSYHFETGDADYEQHGYGGIWGSKHGSFHHNLIAHCRNRMPRFAGVSTYTPATVGAELADFRNNLIYNWGINNIYGGEGGYYNMVNNYLKPGPSTTSRKTQIVAIDSSDQYPYAQYYLNGNYITSSAANTSNNWLGASMKSGKLSDTVKAKRATPFPVETIVTHTAAEAYTLVLQKAGCVKPQRDTLDARIISDVQNSTGRIIDVQGGFPHGTEFALTVNAWPALQTGTAPADTDKDGMPDDWEKAKGLNPNDISDGKKYTLSTGYTNVEVYINSLATGLY, from the coding sequence ATGAAATTTTTTTTATTGCTCGTATTGGCCATGCCTGTCATGGCGTGTTCAAAAAGCAACACGCCTGTACCCGGTAAAGATCCGGATCCCGTTACCACGGGTGCCCCAACACCTGTAAGCGAAACCGGTTATGCCTTTCCCGGGGCAGAAGGTTTTGGAAAATATGCGACGGGTGGGCGTAGCGGCGTTGTAATAGAAGTTACAAATCTGAACGACGCCGGAACCGGCAGTCTGCGTGAAGCCGTTAAAGGAACGGCGGCTAAAATTGTGATTTTTCGCATAGCGGGAACCATCCGCCTTTTATCGAAACTCAACATCGGTGCCAATACCACTATTGCCGGGCAAACGGCTCCGGGCGATGGTATTTGCGTGGCCGATCATCCGGTAGTGATCAGTGGTGATAATGTGATCATCCGTTTTATGCGCTTCCGTATGGGCGACCGCTATCAGAACAAAGGCATGGTGGACGGCAGTGGCGGCGATGATGCGCTGGGCAACCTGGGCAATAAACATATCATCATCGATCATTGCAGTGTAAGCTGGAGCAGCGACGAGGCATTGACCATCTACCGGGGCGATAGCTTGACGCTGCAATGGAATATTGTTTCGGAACCGCTCAATTATTCCTATCATTTTGAAACGGGGGATGCGGATTATGAACAGCACGGATATGGGGGCATATGGGGATCTAAACATGGCTCCTTTCATCACAATTTAATAGCACATTGCCGAAACCGGATGCCACGGTTTGCAGGCGTAAGCACTTATACTCCTGCAACAGTGGGTGCGGAACTGGCCGACTTCCGGAACAACCTGATCTATAACTGGGGCATCAATAATATATATGGCGGAGAAGGAGGGTATTACAATATGGTCAATAACTACCTCAAGCCCGGACCTTCCACGACCAGTCGCAAAACGCAGATCGTGGCTATCGACTCGTCAGATCAATACCCTTATGCGCAGTACTATCTTAACGGAAATTATATTACAAGTTCTGCAGCCAATACCTCCAATAACTGGCTGGGGGCAAGCATGAAAAGTGGCAAACTGTCCGACACGGTAAAAGCAAAAAGAGCCACACCTTTCCCCGTAGAAACAATCGTTACCCACACCGCAGCAGAGGCTTACACTCTAGTATTACAAAAGGCCGGTTGTGTGAAGCCTCAAAGAGATACGCTGGATGCCCGCATCATATCAGATGTACAGAATAGTACGGGACGCATCATTGATGTACAGGGAGGCTTTCCGCATGGTACCGAATTTGCGCTTACCGTTAATGCCTGGCCCGCCCTGCAAACAGGAACGGCTCCTGCCGACACGGATAAGGATGGCATGCCCGATGATTGGGAAAAAGCAAAGGGATTGAATCCAAATGATATTTCAGATGGAAAAAAGTATACACTAAGTACCGGGTATACCAACGTGGAAGTGTATATCAACAGTCTGGCTACGGGTTTGTACTAA
- a CDS encoding pectinesterase family protein, whose product MRSSVIVKMKRILLMTLLFATACKKEQGGRATGLHELDKPGTLVAQPQSDKAIISWDPVSGADGYFVELCKGETFFAPAVIAASDTIAGSSYTFEGLTPSTSYALRLRAISRRFPSETSKSQIHTFMTMAPPVINKVADAVVAADGSGNYTTVQAAINAVPENGTNYYYIYIKKGTYKEVIEVGQNKPYIYLVGEDKTQTVLTYDNYSGRPKPGGGTYGTADSRSFYVKGNNFVADNITFANSAGMNAGQAVALYIDAASSAFINCRFLGYQDTWYAHNATRQYIKNCYIEGSVDFMFGGSKTLFDHCELYSNRTGGYVTAASTSAGQDYGYVFQNCRFTSATGISGVYLGRPWRPEAQVVLISCELGSHIRAEGWHNWSNPDNEKTAYYAEYKSTGPGANPAARVSWSHQLTDAETARYTFEKMFDNWDPGFLAENIRIVTK is encoded by the coding sequence ATGAGATCATCTGTAATTGTAAAGATGAAACGGATCCTGTTGATGACGCTGTTATTTGCAACAGCCTGTAAGAAAGAACAGGGCGGCAGGGCCACCGGCTTGCATGAGCTCGATAAGCCGGGTACATTAGTGGCACAGCCTCAATCAGACAAAGCGATAATCAGCTGGGATCCCGTAAGCGGAGCTGATGGCTATTTTGTAGAACTATGCAAGGGTGAAACCTTTTTCGCTCCGGCAGTCATCGCCGCTTCAGATACCATTGCAGGGAGCTCTTATACATTTGAAGGACTAACACCGAGCACCAGCTATGCGCTGCGGTTGCGTGCCATAAGCCGGAGATTTCCATCCGAAACTTCAAAGTCGCAGATACATACCTTTATGACAATGGCGCCGCCTGTTATTAACAAGGTTGCCGATGCCGTTGTTGCCGCCGATGGTTCGGGTAACTATACCACGGTGCAGGCGGCCATCAACGCGGTGCCCGAGAATGGTACCAACTATTACTATATCTATATAAAGAAGGGCACCTATAAGGAGGTGATTGAAGTAGGCCAGAACAAGCCCTATATTTACCTGGTAGGCGAAGATAAGACGCAAACGGTACTTACATATGATAACTACAGCGGCCGTCCCAAGCCGGGAGGAGGCACCTACGGAACCGCGGATTCCAGGTCATTCTATGTGAAAGGAAATAATTTTGTTGCAGACAATATTACGTTTGCAAATTCAGCGGGAATGAATGCCGGGCAGGCGGTGGCCCTGTATATTGATGCAGCCTCTTCAGCCTTTATCAATTGCCGCTTTCTGGGCTACCAGGATACCTGGTATGCACACAATGCCACCCGGCAGTATATAAAGAACTGCTATATCGAAGGCTCGGTCGATTTTATGTTTGGCGGATCAAAAACCTTGTTCGATCACTGCGAATTGTATAGCAACCGCACGGGCGGATATGTTACGGCCGCCTCCACATCTGCAGGACAGGATTACGGGTATGTATTTCAAAATTGCAGGTTCACCTCGGCAACAGGTATATCGGGGGTATACCTGGGCCGGCCCTGGCGGCCGGAAGCACAGGTGGTACTGATCTCCTGCGAGCTGGGCAGTCATATCCGAGCCGAAGGCTGGCACAATTGGAGCAATCCGGACAACGAAAAAACGGCTTATTACGCAGAGTATAAATCCACAGGACCCGGCGCCAACCCGGCTGCGCGCGTCAGCTGGTCGCACCAGTTAACAGATGCAGAAACCGCCCGGTATACATTCGAAAAAATGTTTGATAACTGGGATCCCGGCTTCCTTGCCGAAAATATACGCATCGTTACAAAATAA